The DNA segment TGCGGGAGACGATCGGACGCGCGGGGGCCTCGCCCTGGACGACGTCGGCGACGACGACGGAGATGTTGTCCCGGCCGCCCGCCGCCAGGGCCAGCTCCACCAGCCGGTCGGCGGCCTCCTCGCGGCCGGACAGTCCGAGCGCGGCGGCGAGTTGGGCCTCGGGGACGAGGTCGGAGAGGCCGTCGGAGCAGAGCAGGAAGCGGTCGCCGGGCAGGGTCCGCAGGCGGAACAGGGTGGGGCTGAGCGACTCCCCGCCGACCAGCGCCTTGGTCACCATGGACCGCTGGGGATGCGCGAGCGCCTCGGCGGCGGTGATCCGGCCGTCGTCCAGCAGGGTCTGCACCAGGGAGTCGTCCCGGGTGAGCAGCACCAGCTCACCGTCGCGCATCAGATACGTACGGGAGTCCCCGACGTTGGCCACCACGAACTGGTCGCTGTCGGCCTCCAT comes from the Streptomyces seoulensis genome and includes:
- a CDS encoding PP2C family protein-serine/threonine phosphatase; the encoded protein is MSLSLRFTVRSDKGLVREVNEDSVYAAPHLLVVADGMGGHAAGEVASSVVISHMAELGPERTRAEPMEALRGAILAGNRAIADAVRTSPELEGMGTTLTAVLMEADSDQFVVANVGDSRTYLMRDGELVLLTRDDSLVQTLLDDGRITAAEALAHPQRSMVTKALVGGESLSPTLFRLRTLPGDRFLLCSDGLSDLVPEAQLAAALGLSGREEAADRLVELALAAGGRDNISVVVADVVQGEAPARPIVSRTPRQTPHRDKRPLYALAAAALAAGLAAYVLRSR